The following coding sequences are from one Lolium rigidum isolate FL_2022 chromosome 6, APGP_CSIRO_Lrig_0.1, whole genome shotgun sequence window:
- the LOC124668044 gene encoding uncharacterized protein LOC124668044 isoform X1: MGSFVLHMAMKYLEYTLGREDAEGHMLNLAFHSQVLNYLGRIRVPFRTPRIPQTPPRVPPAPSRPGLPIVVGLGGGAILHKAGSFVWSYRWWIGIGLGACLLGPSITNYLRRRRSDREQITVNPHAVHPSAATEAYILDGSAILSAYLQEILQSGRFQDLDICEANTFFQNHPFEAQASALFCVQHLYLQVRNHVDPESDLSNLLEVASERVRRVLSHNESLEPVNSDSYSLCVQSKMERL, translated from the exons ATGGGGAGTTTTGTACTTCACATGGCAATGAAATATCTGGAGTACACACTCGGCCGGGAGGATGCGGAAGGACATATGCTGAATCTTGCGTTCCATTCCCAAGTCTTGAACTACCTAGGACGTATCAGGGTTCCTTTCAGGACTCCACGCATCCCACAGACCCCACCCCGTGTGCCGCCCGCTCCATCTCGTCCTGGACTTCCGATTGTCGTAGGACTAGGCGGTGGTGCCATACTTCACAAGGCTGGCAGCTTTGTTTGGTCTTATAGGTGGTGGATTGGTATTGGTTTGGGCGCCTGTCTGCTGGGACCCAGTATCACAAACTATCTCCGGCGCCGTCGCAGTGACCGCGAGCAGATTACTGTTAATCCACATG CTGTTCACCCATCTGCTGCAACAGAAGCTTATATTTTAGATGGATCAGCTATTCTGTCTGCTTACCTGCAGGAGATACTACAG AGTGGAAGGTTTCAGGATCTGGACATATGTGAAGCAAATACATTTTTTCAGAATCACCCATTTGAAG CTCAAGCTAGCGCACTCTTTTGTGTCCAACACTTGTACCTTCAAGTACGAAACCATGTCGATCCTGAAAGTGACCTGTCCAATTTACTGGAAGTTGCTTCTGAACG TGTTAGAAGGGTGCTGTCACACAACGAGTCATTGGAACCGGTCAATTCAGATTCTTATTCACTGTGTGTACAGTCTAAAATGGAAAG ACTGTAG
- the LOC124667919 gene encoding isopentenyl phosphate kinase-like, with protein sequence MAEAAPEQRSPATPRPVRCIVKLGGAAITNKGELESIDEGSLRSACAQLRQAMSGDATPEKAMGMDWSRRPGDPADPAVDTDGFRDMAGLGIDTNFIVVHGAGSFGHFQASRSGVHKGGLHTPLVKAGFVATRISVTSLNQEVVRALAKGTLHGNEDYCTLC encoded by the exons ATGGCGGAGGCAGCACCAGAGCAGCGGAGCCCCGCAACCCCCCGCCCAGTCCGATGCATCGTGAAGCTAG GCGGAGCGGCCATCACGAACAAGGGGGAGCTGGAGAGCATCGACGAGGGGAGCCTGCGGTCGGCGTGCGCGCAGCTGCGGCAGGCCATGTCCGGCGACGCCACACCGGAGAAGGCCATGGGGATGGACTGGAGCAGGAGGCCCGGCGATCCGGCCGACCCGGCCGTGGACACGGACGGGTTCAGGGATATGGCTGGGCTGGGGATCGACACCAACTTCATCGTCGTCCACGGTGCCG GTTCTTTTGGTCACTTCCAAGCAAGTAGATCTGGAGTCCATAAGGGAGGGTTGCATACACCCCTGGTGAAGGCTGGCTTTGTGGCTACCAGAATTTCT GTGACTTCTCTCAACCAAGAAGTCGTTAGAGCCTTGGCAAAAGGTACACTACATGGAAATGAAGACTACTGCACTTTATGCTAA
- the LOC124668044 gene encoding uncharacterized protein LOC124668044 isoform X2 has product MFKQWYCCSGTIHNAIEIRRPFRDMSYMATRRLPPALQSMCTSDIVFENIQEGPEYIILSGSTIIDVLQNLSLVEFAYQGVRPGIDLRDLCETLHGLSVPSSRPSENILLVIVQFKAPHHPITLQSDDIAQRKGKAPMDGGEGTSGSKAQ; this is encoded by the exons ATGTTCAAGCAATGGTATTGCTGCTCTGGGACTATCCACAATGCTATCGAAATCAGAAGACCTTTCA GGGATATGAGTTACATGGCTACCCGAAGATTGCCTCCTGCTTTGCAATCTATGTGCACTTCAGACATTGTATTT gaaaatattcaagaGGGGCCAGAGTACATTATCCTGTCTGGTTCTACCATCAT CGATGTATTACAAAACTTGAGCCTCGTCGAGTTTGCCTACCAGGGAGTGAGGCCG GGGATTGATCTCCGCGACCTGTGTGAGACCCTGCATGGGCTGAGTGTACCATCTTCAAGGCCAAGTGAGAACATTCTGCTTGTCATCGTACAATTCAAGGCGCCCCATCACCCTATTACCCTGCAGTCCGATGACATAGCTCAGCGCAAGGGCAAAGCCCCGATGGACGGCGGCGAGGGTACATCTGGGTCGAAAGCCCAGTGA
- the LOC124663148 gene encoding putative pre-16S rRNA nuclease, with product MRLLKAEELFRKVLEGGSKKRGRLLGLDVGGKYVGLAVSDPQNKIALPLSVLGRTKTNIDLMADDFKTPAARHPSMPVSPRRSKVKKYSLKGLIVGYPFNLQGQSSPDAIQVSLLVGELSKTGKLDDLGYTYWDENFTSKCVEALLNPLKLNTPVETKTMTDKFAAVCILQGYLDNMNRAMRSTDDCKE from the exons ATGAGGCTGCTGAAAGCGGAGGAGTTGTTCCGGAAAGTACTTGAGGGTGGGTCAAAGAAGCGAGGCCGGCTGCTTGGGCTCGATGTTGGCGGTAAGTATGTGGGGCTAGCCGTTTCTGATCCCCAAAACAAGATTGCCTTGCCTCTAAG TGTCTTGGGTAGGACAAAGACAAACATCGACTTGATGGCGGACGATTTCAAAACACCTG CTGCCCGGCATCCAAGCATGCCCGTATCACCGAGAAGATCCAAG GTTAAGAAGTACTCCCTCAAAGGGCTTATTGTGGGTTATCCATTCAACTTACAGGGGCAATCTTCTCCAGAT GCAATACAAGTAAGCCTTCTTGTTGGAGAACTTTCTAAAACTGGGAAACTTGATGATTTGGGCTACACATATTGGGATGAAAATTTTACCTCAAAG TGTGTGGAAGCCCTTCTAAATCCTCTGAAACTAAATACTCCGGTAGAGACCAAAACCATGACAGATAAGTTTGCTGCAGTTTGCATACTCCAG GGCTATCTAGATAACATGAACAGAGCTATGAGATCCACAGACGATTGTAAAGAGTAA